A single genomic interval of Astyanax mexicanus isolate ESR-SI-001 chromosome 4, AstMex3_surface, whole genome shotgun sequence harbors:
- the LOC125801509 gene encoding zinc finger protein 239-like yields the protein MKPSPDMEKHQHSVKSFTKQSDLKKHQRIHTGEKTYFCSDCGKSFTQQSDLKKHQRIHTGEKPYHCSDCGKSFNQQSNLKSHQRIHTGEKPYHCSDCGKSFNLQSNLKSHQRIHTGEKPYYCLDCGKSFTVQSNLKSHQRIHTGEKPHYCSDCGKTFTQQSTLKIHQRIHTGEKPYHCSDCGKSFTEQSDLKRHQRIHTGEKPYYCSNCGKSFNQQSHFKNHQRIHTGEKTIPNLSHGN from the coding sequence atgaagccaagtcccgacatggagaaacatcagcactctgtcaagagttttactaaacagagtgatctcaaaaaacaccagcgtattcacacaggagaaaaaacatatttctgctcagactgtgggaagagttttactcaacagagtgatctcaaaaaacaccagcgcattcacacaggagagaaaccgtatcactgctcagactgtgggaagagttttaatcaacagagtaatctcaaaagtcaccagcgcattcacacaggagagaaaccgtatcactgctcagactgtgggaagagttttaatctacagagtaatctcaaaagtcaccagcgcattcacacaggagagaaaccgtattactgcttagactgtgggaagagttttactgtgcagagtaatctcaaaagtcaccagcgcattcacacaggagagaaaccgcattactgctcagactgtgggaagacttttactcaacagagtactctcaaaatccatcagcgcattcacacaggagagaaaccgtatcactgctcagactgtgggaagagttttactgaacagagtgatctcaaacgacaccagcgcattcacacaggagagaaaccgtattactgctcaaactgtgggaagagttttaatcaacagagtcattttaaaaatcaccagcgcattcacacgggagagaaaactatcccaaatttgtcccacggcaattaa
- the LOC125801515 gene encoding gastrula zinc finger protein XlCGF7.1-like — protein sequence MEKHQHSVKSFTKQSDLKLHQRIHTGEKPYHCSDCGKSFTEKSNLRRHQRMHTGEKPYHCSDCGKSFTQKFELKNHQRIHTGEKLYHCSDCGKSFNLQSNLKIHQRIHTGEKPYHCSDCGKSFNQQSHLKNHQRIHTGEKPYHCSDCGKNFTEQCTLKIHQRIHTGEKPYHCSDCGKSFSTQSNLKKHQRIHTGEKPYYCSDCGKSFTQQNHLQKHKCIHTGEKTIQNLFHGN from the coding sequence atggagaaacatcagcactctgtcaagagtttcactaaacagagtgatctcaaactgcatcagcgcattcacacaggagagaaaccgtatcactgctcagactgtgggaagagttttactgaaaagAGTAATCTCAGAAGACACCAGCGCatgcacacaggagagaaaccctatcactgctcagactgtgggaagagttttactcaaaagtttgagctcaaaaatcaccagcgcattcacacaggagagaaactgtatcactgctcagactgtgggaagagttttaatctacagagtaatctcaaaatacaccagcgcattcacacaggagagaaaccgtatcactgctcagactgtgggaagagttttaatcaacagagtcatctcaaaaatcaccagcgcattcacacaggagagaaaccgtatcactgctcagactgtgggaagaattttactgaacagtgtactctcaaaatacaccagcgcattcacacaggagagaaaccgtatcactgctcagactgtgggaagagtttttctacacagagtaatctcaaaaaacaccagcgcattcacacaggagagaaaccgtattactgctcagactgtgggaagagttttactcaacagaatcatctccaaaaacacaagtgcattcacacaggagagaaaactatccaaaatttgttccacggcaattaa
- the LOC125801522 gene encoding zinc finger protein 239-like — protein MEPRPGMEKHQHSFKSFTKQTDLKNHQCIHTGEKPHHCSECGKSFTKQSDLKKHQRIHTGEKPYHCTDCGKSFNQQGHLKKHQRIHTGQKPYQCSDCGKSFNQQSNLKKHQRIHTGEKPYYCSDCGKSFITQSDLKTHQRIHTGQKPYHCSDCGKSFNLQCTLKIHQRIHTGEKPYYCSDCGKNFTQQSNLQNHQRIHTGERPYHCSDCGKSFITQSHLKKHQRIHTR, from the coding sequence ATGGAGCCAAGACCcggcatggagaaacatcagcactctttcaagagttttactaaacagactgatctcaaaaatcaccagtgcattcacacaggagagaaaccacatcactgctcggagtgtgggaagagttttactaaacagagtgatctcaaaaaacaccagcgcattcacacaggagagaaaccgtatcactgcacagactgtgggaagagttttaatcaacagggtcatctcaaaaaacaccagcgcattcacactggacagaaaccgtatcaatgctcagactgtggaaagagttttaatcaacagagtaatctcaaaaaacaccagcgcattcacacaggagagaaaccgtattactgctcagactgtggaaagagttttattacacagagtgatctcaaaacacaccagcgcattcacactggacagaaaccgtatcactgctcagactgtgggaagagctttaatctacagtgtactctcaaaatacaccagcgcattcacacaggagagaaaccatattactgctcagactgtgggaagaattttactcaacagagtaatcttcaaaatcaccagcgcattcacacaggagagagaccgtatcactgctcagactgtgggaagagttttattacacagagtcaTCTAAAAAAACACCAACGAATTCACACAAGatag